A genomic region of Rhizobium sp. NXC24 contains the following coding sequences:
- a CDS encoding LysR family transcriptional regulator encodes MTNLGDLEIFASVVTTGSMSLAGRVLGFSPAVISKRIKRLEDRLGTRLLQRTTRQISLTEAGQGFYDRVLAILAGLEEAEAYIAGRSAQMQGTLKISAPTSFGRLHIAPHLKAFMQAYPDLAINLVLTDEFTDIVGGGFDLAIRIAELTDSSLVARRLALVRRVLCASPAYIAAHGMPEDIEDLRRHTCLPPHNNDPWRLDGPKGALTFRPEGKLITNSSEVIREAVIAGLGIALRSTWDVGPELKDGRLVQVLPAYEGSHSVTLSAVYPSRQFLPAKVRVFIDFLAELYGPVPYWER; translated from the coding sequence ATGACCAATCTTGGCGATCTTGAAATCTTTGCCAGTGTCGTCACGACCGGCAGCATGTCGCTCGCCGGTCGCGTCCTTGGCTTTTCGCCGGCCGTGATTTCCAAGCGAATCAAACGGCTGGAGGATCGGCTCGGCACACGGCTTTTGCAGCGCACGACGCGGCAGATTTCGCTGACAGAGGCCGGCCAGGGCTTTTACGACCGGGTGCTTGCCATCCTCGCCGGACTGGAGGAAGCGGAGGCCTATATTGCCGGCCGTTCCGCGCAGATGCAGGGCACACTGAAGATTTCCGCCCCTACCTCGTTCGGCCGGCTGCATATCGCTCCGCATCTCAAGGCATTCATGCAGGCGTATCCAGATCTCGCGATCAATCTGGTGCTGACCGACGAGTTCACCGATATCGTCGGCGGCGGCTTCGATCTCGCGATCCGCATTGCGGAGCTCACCGATTCCAGTCTCGTGGCACGGCGCCTGGCGCTGGTGCGCCGCGTGCTCTGCGCCTCGCCAGCCTATATCGCTGCCCACGGCATGCCGGAGGATATCGAGGATTTGCGGCGCCACACCTGCCTGCCGCCGCACAATAACGATCCCTGGCGGCTGGATGGGCCGAAGGGCGCGCTGACCTTCAGGCCCGAAGGCAAGCTGATCACCAATTCCAGCGAAGTGATCCGCGAAGCCGTCATTGCCGGCCTCGGCATTGCGCTGCGCTCCACCTGGGATGTCGGCCCCGAGCTTAAAGACGGCCGTCTGGTACAGGTGCTGCCGGCTTATGAAGGCTCGCACAGCGTCACGCTCTCGGCCGTCTATCCCAGCCGTCAGTTCCTGCCGGCAAAAGTGCGTGTCTTTATCGATTTCCTGGCGGAACTTTATGGGCCGGTTCCCTATTGGGAGCGATAG
- a CDS encoding LysR substrate-binding domain-containing protein produces MSERSPPQRLPPMNALRAFDAVARRGSILKAADELGVARGAVRQQLAVLQTFFGIDLFQRDGRRLVLTEKGRAFADSVGIAFGILARASAEFAAGERRTLRLGVPSAFAVWWLMPRIADLQAALPDVDVDIIPMATVESLALHPDFDAVIMGGEYRPARDITAIRFMEDEFGPVATPDLAARLGLAVGVEALAGAVALTSRSASRLWDDWFAESGHVPARFARTREFEDLLLAIGAARSGVGVAIAPRTAVVDDIDRRALVAPYGFIRRPAGYSLSIRSSDAKGAAFVRLADWLVGAGAR; encoded by the coding sequence ATGTCCGAACGTTCTCCGCCGCAACGTCTCCCGCCGATGAACGCACTGCGCGCCTTCGATGCCGTTGCTCGTCGCGGTAGCATTCTGAAGGCCGCTGACGAACTCGGTGTCGCGCGCGGCGCTGTACGCCAGCAACTTGCCGTACTTCAAACATTTTTTGGTATTGATTTGTTCCAGCGTGATGGCCGCCGCCTGGTGCTGACGGAGAAGGGCAGGGCCTTTGCCGACTCCGTCGGCATCGCCTTTGGCATTTTGGCGCGAGCGTCAGCCGAGTTTGCGGCCGGTGAGCGCCGGACCCTTCGCCTCGGCGTTCCCTCCGCCTTCGCCGTCTGGTGGTTGATGCCACGCATTGCCGACCTGCAAGCCGCTCTTCCCGACGTCGATGTCGATATCATCCCCATGGCGACAGTCGAATCGCTGGCGCTCCATCCGGATTTCGACGCCGTGATCATGGGCGGCGAATATCGGCCGGCGCGGGACATCACTGCAATCCGCTTCATGGAAGATGAATTCGGCCCGGTGGCGACGCCGGACCTTGCCGCCCGCCTCGGCCTTGCCGTCGGCGTGGAAGCTCTCGCCGGAGCCGTCGCCCTGACCAGCCGTTCCGCGTCCCGCCTTTGGGACGATTGGTTTGCCGAGAGCGGCCATGTGCCAGCTCGCTTCGCCCGCACTCGCGAATTCGAAGATCTGCTTTTGGCGATCGGCGCCGCCCGCTCCGGCGTTGGTGTCGCCATCGCCCCGCGCACGGCCGTTGTTGACGATATCGATCGCCGCGCGCTGGTGGCGCCCTATGGCTTCATTCGAAGACCCGCCGGATACAGCCTCAGCATCCGCAGTAGCGACGCCAAGGGCGCGGCTTTTGTCAGGCTGGCGGACTGGTTGGTTGGAGCAGGGGCGAGATAA
- a CDS encoding inorganic phosphate transporter, with amino-acid sequence MPDRPAKLTKRTLDKDLDKLTYVEDAAYHVTKRLVAPGIGLIFLGLAMIFAGIHMLNQPGATLAIAAVALAGYMAMNIGAKDVANNVGAAVGARAITMTQALIMAAIFEILGAVIAGGPVIKTISSHIIDTDRIITSGKLAWLMMAALLAAALWINFATWLKAPVSTTHTIVGAVVGAGAAAVGPEMVNWRVLGAISAGWVVTPFLGGTIAAGILFFIKTFIIYRDDKIAAAKYWIPILIGLMAGAFTAYLVLQLAPKDTVAGFSTITIGVVVGLAIWFSARPLVAAQSVGCENKNSSLRKLFRLPLICSAALMSFAHGANDVANAIGPLAAIIRSVSLGGSLSVVGGAAGYTAPYWVVLIGGCGISVGVLLYGPRLIRLVGEQITKLNPMRAYCVALSAALTVIVASWFGLPVSSTHIAIGAVFGVGFFREWYTSHSKRRLAYMRRKAETSGIAWGEMVEADEHNPDEIHRRRLVRRSHFMTIIAAWAITVPVSAMLAAAVYWAMVALFI; translated from the coding sequence ATGCCCGACCGACCGGCGAAACTGACAAAAAGGACGCTAGACAAGGACCTCGACAAACTCACCTATGTCGAGGATGCGGCCTATCATGTCACGAAACGGCTGGTCGCTCCCGGTATCGGCCTGATCTTCCTCGGTCTCGCCATGATCTTCGCCGGCATTCACATGCTGAACCAGCCAGGCGCGACGCTGGCCATCGCCGCCGTGGCACTCGCCGGCTACATGGCCATGAATATCGGTGCCAAGGACGTCGCCAACAATGTCGGCGCGGCGGTGGGCGCGCGTGCCATCACCATGACGCAGGCCCTGATCATGGCGGCGATCTTCGAAATTCTCGGCGCCGTCATCGCGGGTGGACCGGTCATCAAGACCATCTCCTCGCATATCATCGATACCGACCGCATCATCACCAGCGGCAAGCTCGCCTGGCTGATGATGGCAGCGCTGCTGGCCGCCGCGCTCTGGATCAACTTCGCCACCTGGCTGAAAGCACCGGTTTCGACCACCCACACGATCGTCGGCGCCGTTGTCGGCGCAGGAGCGGCCGCCGTCGGGCCGGAGATGGTCAATTGGCGCGTGTTGGGAGCCATCTCCGCCGGCTGGGTCGTCACCCCTTTCCTCGGTGGCACGATCGCCGCCGGCATTCTGTTTTTCATCAAGACCTTCATCATCTATCGCGACGACAAGATCGCGGCCGCCAAATACTGGATTCCCATTCTGATCGGCCTGATGGCCGGCGCCTTTACCGCCTATCTGGTACTGCAGCTCGCGCCCAAAGACACCGTCGCGGGCTTCTCGACCATTACGATCGGCGTCGTTGTCGGTTTGGCGATCTGGTTTTCTGCAAGGCCGCTGGTGGCGGCGCAGTCCGTCGGTTGCGAAAACAAGAATAGCTCGCTGCGCAAACTGTTCCGCCTGCCGCTGATCTGTTCGGCGGCGCTGATGTCCTTTGCGCATGGCGCAAACGACGTCGCCAACGCCATCGGGCCGCTGGCGGCGATCATACGCAGCGTCAGCCTGGGAGGCAGTCTCAGTGTCGTCGGGGGCGCTGCGGGATATACCGCGCCCTATTGGGTCGTGCTGATCGGTGGCTGCGGCATTTCCGTCGGGGTGCTGCTTTACGGTCCGCGTCTGATCCGCCTCGTCGGTGAGCAGATCACCAAACTCAACCCGATGCGGGCCTATTGCGTCGCGCTGTCGGCCGCTCTCACCGTCATCGTCGCCTCTTGGTTCGGCCTTCCCGTCAGCTCCACCCATATTGCCATCGGCGCGGTCTTCGGCGTCGGCTTCTTTCGCGAATGGTACACCAGCCACTCGAAGCGCCGCCTCGCCTATATGCGAAGGAAGGCGGAAACCTCGGGCATCGCATGGGGCGAGATGGTGGAAGCCGACGAGCATAATCCAGACGAAATCCACCGCCGACGCCTCGTGCGCCGCTCGCATTTCATGACCATCATCGCCGCCTGGGCCATCACCGTGCCGGTCTCGGCCATGCTTGCAGCCGCGGTATATTGGGCTATGGTCGCGCTCTTCATTTAA
- a CDS encoding O-acetyl-ADP-ribose deacetylase: MSAFETIRSDLSAASNTRFTIILGDITKLDIDAIVNAANSSLLGGGGVDGAIHRAAGPELVAECRMLNGCKTGQAKITRGYRLPAKHVIHTVGPVWNGGGRGEDDLLASCYRNSLRLATDHGLKTIAFPAISTGVYRFPAEPAAMIATRSAVAESMSGDFDEIIFCCFGDEMAELYDRLLPDALAKT; the protein is encoded by the coding sequence ATGTCTGCCTTTGAAACCATCCGCTCCGATCTTTCCGCCGCTTCGAATACACGCTTCACCATCATTCTCGGCGACATCACCAAGCTCGACATCGATGCCATCGTCAACGCGGCAAACAGCAGCCTGCTTGGCGGCGGCGGCGTGGATGGCGCGATCCATCGTGCCGCGGGACCGGAACTGGTGGCGGAGTGTCGGATGCTGAACGGTTGCAAGACCGGACAGGCAAAGATCACCAGGGGATATCGCCTGCCGGCAAAGCATGTGATCCACACTGTCGGCCCGGTCTGGAACGGCGGCGGGCGCGGCGAAGACGATTTGCTGGCAAGCTGCTATCGCAACAGCCTACGCCTTGCCACCGATCACGGTCTCAAGACCATCGCCTTTCCGGCCATCTCGACCGGCGTCTACCGTTTTCCCGCCGAGCCCGCAGCCATGATCGCGACGCGCAGCGCTGTTGCCGAGAGCATGAGCGGCGATTTCGATGAGATTATCTTCTGCTGCTTTGGCGACGAAATGGCTGAGCTCTACGACCGGCTACTGCCTGATGCGCTGGCGAAGACTTAG
- a CDS encoding FAD-binding protein, with product MREFLPKTEGEAAAIIRDQAARGAALAIVGGNTRAGFGNAFAAEATLRSSELTGIVAYNPGEMVMTARAGTPVAEIEAALVQNGQMMAFEPMDHRPLMATDGEPTIGGVFAANVSGPRRFVSGAARDSLLGVRFVNGKGEIVKAGGRVMKNVTGLDLVKLMAGSHGTLGLLTEVTFRVPPRPKTEETIIVSGLNDAEAANVMAAAMALPVDVSGAAHLPLTVSWTFLDNQLPEGAATVLRVEGLAGSVSVRAEKLASAMRRLGPVTRLAEAESHRLWREIRNVKPYADDTMRPVWRVSVAPSIGHQLVAALRLEAGVDAYYDWQGGLVWMRMEAEPEGELVRRYIHALGGGHATLLRATPAARATTPSFQPQPEAVALLSARVKEKFDPAGIFNPGKMG from the coding sequence ATGAGAGAATTTCTGCCGAAGACGGAAGGCGAGGCTGCAGCCATCATCCGCGATCAAGCCGCACGTGGCGCAGCATTGGCCATTGTCGGCGGCAACACCCGTGCCGGTTTCGGCAACGCCTTCGCCGCAGAGGCTACGCTACGTTCGTCTGAGCTTACCGGTATCGTTGCCTATAATCCGGGTGAGATGGTGATGACCGCACGAGCGGGGACGCCGGTTGCCGAAATCGAGGCGGCGCTGGTGCAAAACGGCCAGATGATGGCCTTCGAACCGATGGACCACCGGCCATTGATGGCGACCGATGGCGAGCCGACGATCGGCGGCGTCTTCGCCGCAAATGTCTCAGGTCCGCGGCGTTTCGTAAGCGGAGCCGCACGCGATAGCCTGCTCGGCGTCCGCTTCGTCAATGGCAAAGGCGAGATCGTCAAGGCCGGCGGGCGGGTGATGAAAAACGTCACCGGCCTCGATCTCGTCAAGCTCATGGCCGGCTCGCACGGCACGCTTGGCCTGCTGACGGAAGTCACCTTCCGCGTGCCGCCGCGCCCGAAGACGGAAGAGACGATCATCGTTTCCGGCCTCAACGATGCCGAGGCGGCAAATGTAATGGCGGCGGCCATGGCGCTGCCGGTCGACGTATCCGGTGCGGCGCATCTGCCGCTGACCGTCTCCTGGACGTTTCTGGACAACCAATTGCCGGAAGGGGCGGCGACGGTATTGCGCGTGGAAGGTTTGGCTGGCTCCGTCTCGGTGAGGGCAGAGAAACTGGCCTCTGCCATGCGTCGGCTTGGCCCCGTGACGCGGCTTGCCGAAGCGGAGAGCCACCGTCTGTGGCGAGAGATCCGCAATGTGAAGCCCTACGCCGACGACACGATGCGCCCTGTCTGGCGCGTTTCGGTCGCTCCAAGCATCGGCCATCAGCTCGTCGCGGCGCTGCGCCTCGAAGCGGGCGTCGACGCCTATTACGATTGGCAAGGCGGCTTGGTCTGGATGCGCATGGAGGCAGAGCCGGAGGGTGAATTGGTGCGTCGCTATATCCACGCGCTCGGCGGCGGCCATGCCACGCTGCTGCGCGCAACACCGGCCGCTCGGGCGACAACGCCGTCTTTTCAGCCGCAGCCCGAGGCCGTGGCCTTGCTGTCGGCGCGTGTGAAGGAGAAGTTCGATCCTGCGGGGATTTTCAATCCGGGGAAGATGGGATGA
- a CDS encoding FAD-linked oxidase C-terminal domain-containing protein, translating into MAEAISFLAPRADVLARRREIVADLADLLPPECLVHEPRELMPFETDAFISYRRMPLAVALPRSTTEVAAVMKYCHRYGIPVVPRGAGTSLSGGAIPQEDAVVLGLSKMNRILNVDLANRTATVQAGVTNLHISESVSADGFFYAPDPSSQLACTIGGNIGMNSGGAHCLKYGVTTNNLLGVKLVLTDGTVIDLGGKALDAAGYDLLGLVCGSEGQLGIVTEATVRLIAKPEGARPVLFGFDTSEQAGACVADVIAAGIIPVAIEFMDKPAIEICEAFAHAGYPLDVGALLIVEVEGSEAEMDDMLKSIVEIARAHEVKTVRECQSATEAALIWKGRKSAFGATGRIADYICMDGTVPLSQLSYVLKKTSEIIDHYGLRVANVFHAGDGNMHPLILFNANDPEDAARAEAAGNDILRLCVDAGGCLTGEHGVGIEKRDLMRHQYAEADLAQMMSVRAAFDPGWILNPSKVFPLDGRNAV; encoded by the coding sequence ATGGCAGAGGCCATTTCATTTCTGGCGCCGCGCGCCGATGTCCTTGCCCGTCGCCGCGAGATCGTCGCAGACCTCGCTGATCTCCTGCCCCCGGAATGTCTGGTCCATGAGCCGCGCGAGCTCATGCCCTTCGAAACGGACGCTTTCATTTCCTATCGCCGCATGCCGCTCGCCGTCGCTCTGCCGCGCTCGACGACCGAGGTCGCGGCCGTGATGAAATATTGTCATCGCTATGGTATTCCGGTGGTGCCGCGTGGCGCCGGCACGTCGCTCTCCGGCGGGGCTATTCCGCAGGAAGATGCCGTCGTGCTCGGCCTTTCCAAGATGAACCGCATTCTTAACGTGGATCTCGCCAACCGCACGGCGACGGTGCAGGCCGGCGTTACCAATTTGCATATTTCCGAAAGCGTCTCGGCGGATGGTTTCTTCTATGCACCTGATCCGAGCTCGCAGCTCGCTTGCACCATCGGCGGTAATATCGGAATGAATTCCGGTGGGGCCCACTGCCTGAAATACGGCGTCACCACCAACAATCTATTGGGCGTCAAACTGGTATTGACCGACGGCACGGTGATCGATCTTGGCGGCAAGGCCCTAGATGCCGCGGGTTATGATCTGCTGGGACTGGTCTGCGGCTCGGAAGGTCAGCTCGGCATCGTCACCGAAGCGACGGTGCGGTTGATTGCCAAGCCGGAAGGCGCGCGGCCGGTTCTGTTCGGTTTCGACACCTCGGAGCAGGCGGGCGCCTGCGTTGCCGACGTCATTGCTGCCGGCATCATTCCTGTCGCCATCGAGTTCATGGATAAGCCGGCGATCGAGATCTGCGAGGCTTTTGCCCATGCCGGCTATCCGCTGGATGTCGGCGCGCTGCTGATCGTCGAGGTCGAGGGTTCGGAAGCGGAGATGGACGATATGCTGAAAAGCATCGTCGAGATCGCCCGCGCGCATGAGGTGAAGACGGTACGCGAGTGCCAGTCGGCGACCGAGGCTGCGCTGATCTGGAAGGGGCGCAAATCCGCCTTCGGCGCCACCGGCCGCATTGCCGACTATATCTGCATGGATGGCACGGTGCCGCTCAGCCAGCTCTCTTATGTCCTGAAGAAGACGTCTGAAATCATCGATCACTATGGCCTGCGGGTCGCCAACGTCTTCCATGCCGGCGATGGCAACATGCATCCGCTGATCCTCTTCAACGCCAATGATCCCGAGGACGCCGCCAGGGCGGAAGCAGCCGGCAACGATATTCTCCGGCTCTGCGTCGATGCCGGCGGCTGCCTGACAGGCGAGCATGGCGTCGGTATCGAGAAGCGTGACCTGATGCGACACCAATATGCGGAGGCCGATCTCGCCCAGATGATGTCCGTGCGCGCGGCGTTCGATCCCGGCTGGATCCTCAATCCCTCTAAAGTCTTCCCGCTGGATGGGCGCAACGCCGTATGA
- a CDS encoding 16S rRNA (uracil(1498)-N(3))-methyltransferase: MRANFRMQRLYVVSDIKANAGIEADRDQFNYLANVLRMEDGAELLIFNGRDGEWKAGVSFPSRKRILLTPIEETRPQPAPSDLYYLFAPLKVGRLDYLVQKAVEMGAGLLQPVMTQHVQGKITNLDKLKANVIEAAEQCGILGIPDVAEPLKLADLLARWPRERRIIYCDEGDAGQNPLPLLAEIKEKHLALLVGPEGGFSEEERALLRSLDFVTAIPLGPRILRADTAAVAAMAVIQAAIGDWN; this comes from the coding sequence ATGCGCGCCAATTTCCGCATGCAGCGGCTGTACGTGGTTTCGGATATCAAAGCGAATGCCGGCATCGAAGCCGACCGGGATCAATTCAACTATCTCGCCAATGTGCTGCGCATGGAGGACGGCGCCGAGCTGTTGATCTTCAACGGCCGTGACGGCGAATGGAAGGCCGGCGTTTCCTTTCCCTCGCGCAAGCGCATCCTGCTGACGCCGATCGAGGAAACGCGGCCGCAGCCAGCCCCTTCCGACCTCTACTATCTCTTCGCGCCGCTGAAGGTCGGACGGCTCGATTATCTCGTGCAGAAGGCGGTGGAAATGGGCGCCGGCCTGCTGCAGCCGGTGATGACGCAGCATGTGCAGGGCAAGATCACCAATCTCGACAAGCTCAAGGCCAATGTCATCGAGGCGGCCGAGCAATGCGGCATTCTCGGCATTCCCGATGTGGCGGAGCCCCTAAAGCTTGCCGATCTGCTGGCACGCTGGCCCAGGGAGCGCCGCATCATCTATTGCGATGAAGGCGATGCCGGACAGAACCCGCTGCCGCTCCTGGCGGAGATCAAAGAGAAACATCTCGCACTGCTGGTCGGCCCAGAGGGCGGATTTTCGGAAGAGGAGCGCGCGCTGCTGCGCAGCCTCGATTTTGTCACCGCCATTCCCTTGGGCCCGCGGATATTGCGCGCCGATACGGCGGCGGTAGCGGCCATGGCGGTCATTCAGGCGGCGATCGGGGACTGGAACTAG
- a CDS encoding NUDIX hydrolase, protein MAILARIANDVQLMFRRPPRQQYAALCYRVRKKTGELELLLLTSRDTGRWVIPKGWPMPGKLSHEVAAREAFEEAGVRGTVETEPLGAFSYDKVLKDGIQVPCRVQVYALDVSDLAKNFKEKGERTIEWVSCSEAAQRVREPELRDIILAFERRMTARLVTAAAQ, encoded by the coding sequence TTGGCCATTCTCGCCCGTATCGCAAATGATGTGCAGCTCATGTTCCGGCGTCCGCCGCGACAGCAATATGCCGCGCTCTGCTATCGAGTGAGAAAAAAGACGGGTGAGTTGGAACTGCTGCTGCTGACCAGCCGCGATACCGGTCGCTGGGTGATTCCGAAGGGCTGGCCGATGCCGGGCAAGCTGTCGCATGAAGTCGCGGCTCGCGAAGCCTTCGAAGAAGCGGGCGTGCGCGGCACTGTGGAAACCGAGCCGCTGGGCGCCTTCAGCTATGACAAGGTGCTGAAGGACGGCATCCAGGTGCCCTGCCGGGTTCAGGTCTATGCGCTCGATGTCAGCGATCTCGCCAAGAATTTCAAGGAAAAGGGCGAGCGCACGATCGAGTGGGTTTCCTGCAGCGAGGCGGCCCAGCGCGTGCGCGAGCCGGAGTTGCGCGACATCATCCTCGCCTTCGAGCGGCGAATGACGGCAAGACTTGTCACAGCAGCGGCCCAATAA